From Candidatus Poribacteria bacterium, one genomic window encodes:
- a CDS encoding DUF262 domain-containing protein — MKADYVPVSKLFGDSREQYIIPVYQRRYVWTQENQWEKLWTDLQNTSDDPSEEHFTGAILLKQLPKFTGGVQKYEIVDGQQRLTTFQILLCAISTICHNHPSPGYRHLGEKADLYLFNDGLMPDDDVFDKYKLLPPESNTRNSDRSAIISLIEGKRDNQSGRIYEAYDYFVKQITEYIGAGIPDKRRQLQILLNTLLDRFGVVQILLNSHEEPPAKIFESLNTKGRTLAEFDHLRNNLFLRTLESKWDDLHQNYWIDFEDHYWEEEKETAGERIKLSDLFLQHFLMAKLGRENIALRQLFDVYDTVYLRNTILEVEDEFAELQKYSEVYKKMVDSKVNSEISHQMEFYKHLKITNLYPFVLFVVNEVKISESDSRFPLLFKILQSYVIQRTLCVPRSNEVFNQFFSEIIRFFLRIKEICGEYHFSLENLIRLLSNPISKIGRWPNDQEVKGALEGKWVNDIDLASDEQNIVRYILYRIDQKMREDNNLTEQVSIPYSQFNLEHIMPRSWKKAEENWPLLNDAPPNHSQNRDSVLWNIGNLTILTRDHNWAVGDASYANKCQSFSKNSNLMLNKKIPHQYPVDKGWDVDQILKRGDDLFGYFCKIWPFAKHFTELFKEPLFMSDAMIQSANYVFLTDTRNEEIELFDITSYSTEVRGVTIRGDSVTLKKRHILFACPASVRNDIKPPYITQPNARNQNPRSIRKHTVDQKFLDSAQQYQVPIEIVTRRGNNLRGTVEDHDQYTIYMKINGQPMIVYKHGVRKCSKWDK; from the coding sequence ATGAAAGCAGACTATGTACCAGTAAGTAAACTGTTTGGGGATAGTAGAGAACAGTACATCATTCCCGTCTATCAACGGCGTTACGTATGGACCCAGGAGAATCAGTGGGAAAAACTTTGGACAGATCTCCAAAATACGTCTGATGATCCTAGTGAAGAGCATTTCACCGGCGCAATCCTTCTAAAACAACTACCGAAATTCACAGGTGGAGTACAAAAGTACGAAATCGTTGATGGCCAGCAGCGTCTAACAACCTTTCAAATCCTTCTGTGTGCAATCAGCACTATATGTCACAATCATCCTTCCCCCGGGTATAGGCACCTTGGGGAAAAAGCAGATTTATATTTATTCAATGATGGTTTGATGCCTGATGACGATGTATTTGATAAATATAAACTTCTACCACCAGAATCTAATACAAGAAATTCTGATAGAAGTGCAATCATATCATTAATCGAAGGTAAAAGAGATAATCAGAGCGGACGCATTTACGAGGCATATGATTATTTTGTAAAACAGATTACAGAGTACATAGGTGCTGGGATCCCCGATAAGCGGAGGCAGTTGCAGATCCTATTGAATACTTTGTTAGATCGATTTGGTGTTGTTCAAATATTACTCAACTCACATGAGGAGCCCCCGGCAAAGATATTTGAATCACTCAATACTAAAGGAAGGACATTGGCTGAATTCGATCACCTCAGGAATAACCTATTTCTAAGAACACTTGAATCAAAATGGGATGATCTTCATCAAAATTACTGGATCGATTTTGAAGACCATTATTGGGAAGAAGAAAAAGAAACAGCTGGAGAAAGGATAAAGTTATCAGATCTTTTCTTGCAGCATTTTTTAATGGCGAAATTGGGTAGGGAGAACATTGCTCTGAGACAACTATTTGATGTATATGATACGGTATATCTTAGAAATACAATTCTAGAAGTTGAGGATGAATTCGCTGAATTACAGAAGTATTCAGAGGTTTATAAAAAGATGGTCGATTCCAAGGTTAATTCAGAAATTAGCCATCAAATGGAATTTTATAAGCACCTCAAAATCACAAACTTGTACCCGTTTGTACTATTCGTAGTAAATGAAGTAAAAATATCCGAATCTGATTCCAGATTTCCGCTACTCTTTAAGATACTACAGTCTTATGTGATCCAGCGTACGTTGTGTGTACCTCGAAGTAATGAAGTTTTCAACCAATTCTTTTCTGAGATAATCAGATTCTTTTTACGAATAAAGGAAATTTGCGGAGAATATCATTTTAGCTTAGAAAACCTCATAAGATTACTTTCTAATCCAATTTCAAAGATTGGTCGGTGGCCAAATGATCAGGAGGTTAAAGGTGCATTAGAGGGAAAGTGGGTTAATGATATAGACTTGGCCAGCGATGAACAAAACATTGTTCGTTATATATTGTATCGAATTGACCAGAAAATGAGAGAAGATAATAACCTGACAGAACAAGTTTCGATACCGTACAGTCAGTTTAACTTGGAACATATAATGCCTCGTAGCTGGAAAAAGGCAGAAGAGAATTGGCCGTTGCTAAATGATGCCCCACCCAATCACAGCCAAAATAGGGACTCGGTTTTGTGGAATATAGGAAATCTGACTATTCTTACTAGAGATCACAATTGGGCTGTAGGAGACGCTTCGTATGCTAACAAGTGCCAATCTTTCTCTAAAAATTCAAATCTTATGTTAAATAAGAAAATACCACATCAGTATCCGGTAGATAAGGGTTGGGATGTAGATCAAATACTTAAAAGAGGAGATGACTTATTTGGTTACTTCTGTAAAATCTGGCCATTTGCAAAACATTTCACCGAACTGTTCAAGGAACCCCTGTTTATGTCTGACGCAATGATTCAGTCAGCCAATTATGTCTTTCTCACTGATACCAGAAATGAAGAGATAGAGTTGTTCGATATCACATCATATTCAACAGAAGTGAGAGGGGTTACCATAAGAGGAGATTCTGTGACCTTAAAAAAAAGACATATCCTTTTTGCTTGCCCTGCATCAGTACGAAATGATATTAAACCACCTTATATCACCCAGCCAAATGCAAGAAATCAGAATCCACGGTCAATCAGAAAGCATACTGTTGACCAAAAATTTCTTGACTCAGCCCAACAATATCAGGTCCCCATAGAGATAGTTACACGTCGTGGAAACAACCTCCGTGGGACTGTAGAGGATCATGATCAATATACAATTTACATGAAAATTAACGGACAACCAATGATTGTATACAAGCATGGAGTTCGGAAATGTTCTAAATGGGATAAATAA